Proteins encoded in a region of the Streptomyces sp. NBC_00258 genome:
- a CDS encoding (2,3-dihydroxybenzoyl)adenylate synthase, translating to MREGFVPWPEEAADRYRGAGYWRGRPLGSYLHEWAETYGDTVAVVDGDIRLTYRQLVDRADGLACRLLDSGLNPGDAMLVQLHNGWEFVTLTLACLRAGIAPVMAMPAHRGHELRYLAAHAEVTSIAVPDRLGDFDHQALGREVAEATPSVRLLLVAGDSAGTDATDLRALAEPAEDPAAARARLDRISPESSDIAVFLLSGGTTGLPKLITRTHEDYEYNARRSAEVCDLGSDTVYLVALPAGHNFPLACPGILGTLMNGGRVVLARTPDPDKVLPLMSAEGVTVTAAVPAVVQRWIEAVSSGRHAAPPALRLLQVGGARLAPEVARRAEPVLGGTLQQVFGMAEGLLNYTRMDDPEDIRIETQGRPVCPDDEILIVDASDNPVPPGSMGALLTRGPYTPRGYYRADEHNARAFTPDGWYRTGDIVRLHPSGNLVVEGRDKDLINRGGEKISAEEVENLIYRLSGVARVAAVAKPDPDLGERVCVVVVLEPGTDLTLESVRAALTTMQVARYKLPEDLLVLDELPLTKVGKIDKKRLREVVRGKADSVETV from the coding sequence ATGCGTGAGGGATTCGTCCCCTGGCCCGAGGAAGCGGCCGACCGCTACCGCGGGGCCGGGTACTGGCGTGGCAGGCCGCTCGGTTCGTACCTCCATGAATGGGCCGAGACCTACGGCGACACAGTGGCCGTCGTGGATGGCGACATACGCCTGACCTACCGTCAACTCGTCGACCGGGCCGACGGATTGGCGTGCCGTCTGCTGGACTCCGGCCTCAATCCCGGTGACGCGATGCTCGTCCAACTGCACAACGGCTGGGAGTTCGTCACGCTCACCCTGGCCTGTCTGCGGGCCGGGATCGCGCCCGTGATGGCGATGCCCGCGCACCGCGGTCACGAACTGCGCTACCTGGCAGCCCATGCCGAGGTCACCTCGATCGCCGTACCGGACCGACTCGGCGACTTCGATCACCAGGCACTGGGGCGGGAGGTCGCCGAAGCCACGCCGAGCGTACGACTGCTGCTCGTCGCGGGTGACTCGGCCGGCACCGATGCCACGGATCTGCGCGCGCTGGCCGAACCGGCCGAAGACCCGGCCGCCGCACGGGCCCGGCTCGACCGGATCTCCCCGGAGAGCAGCGACATCGCGGTCTTCCTGCTCTCCGGCGGTACGACCGGACTGCCGAAACTCATCACCCGTACCCACGAGGACTACGAGTACAACGCGCGGCGCAGCGCCGAGGTGTGCGACCTCGGCTCCGACACCGTCTACCTGGTGGCCCTGCCCGCCGGACACAACTTTCCCCTGGCCTGCCCCGGGATCCTGGGCACGCTCATGAATGGTGGCCGTGTGGTCCTGGCCCGCACTCCGGACCCCGACAAGGTGCTGCCGCTGATGTCCGCCGAGGGTGTGACGGTCACCGCCGCCGTGCCGGCCGTCGTCCAGCGCTGGATCGAAGCCGTGTCCTCCGGCCGCCACGCCGCCCCACCCGCGCTACGACTGCTGCAGGTCGGTGGCGCCCGCCTCGCCCCGGAGGTCGCCCGCCGCGCCGAACCGGTGCTCGGCGGCACGCTCCAGCAGGTCTTCGGCATGGCGGAGGGGCTGCTGAACTACACACGCATGGACGACCCCGAGGACATCAGGATCGAAACCCAGGGACGCCCCGTGTGCCCCGATGACGAAATCCTCATCGTCGACGCCTCCGACAACCCCGTACCTCCCGGGAGCATGGGCGCCCTCCTCACCCGCGGCCCGTACACCCCGCGCGGCTACTACCGGGCTGACGAGCACAACGCCCGCGCGTTCACCCCTGACGGCTGGTACCGCACCGGTGACATCGTCCGGCTGCACCCTTCGGGCAACCTCGTCGTCGAAGGGCGCGACAAGGACCTCATCAACCGGGGCGGCGAGAAGATCTCCGCCGAGGAGGTCGAGAACCTCATCTACCGCCTGTCTGGTGTCGCCCGCGTCGCCGCCGTCGCGAAGCCCGATCCGGACCTGGGGGAGCGGGTGTGCGTGGTGGTGGTACTCGAACCGGGCACCGACCTGACTCTCGAATCGGTCCGCGCCGCCCTCACCACGATGCAGGTGGCCCGCTACAAACTCCCCGAGGACCTGCTGGTCTTGGACGAACTTCCGCTGACGAAGGTCGGCAAGATCGACAAGAAGCGTCTGCGGGAAGTCGTCCGTGGCAAGGCAGACTCCGTCGAGACGGTGT